In Takifugu flavidus isolate HTHZ2018 chromosome 5, ASM371156v2, whole genome shotgun sequence, the following proteins share a genomic window:
- the asb6 gene encoding ankyrin repeat and SOCS box protein 6 gives MPFLHGFRRIIYEYQPLVDAIMCAVGMEEGDQGDRVQGPEEQSGICSSLVELLERESHSEVFREGISYALFKVAERGLLYAAEILLRYGADLNFEDPVSYYNPLHVAVLRNRPTMVRLLVSHGADIEKRDRIHESSPLDLASEESERLPCLLTLLDMGADVNAGDKHRKTPLLHALASSDGLTVHNTGNIQLLLQRGADISAATQDGETVESLLVFLIKEALDANEEDAAEIGKFCLKTTRLLLAHGLDPSCCLNEDGESSLTRTSLEHFDLLFPLAVLLIQSGSSLVCSLHGDSCWFAYGLLFQRLQTALQQSSDQSHALELIEQAEALLNLARVDLPVLRAPSWLEIPEQSHDPHPYSQALLDLRDRILARDSNPPALRCLCRAFIRGQLQPWPLEDRVKALPLPDRLKEFLLPELTYTPKPGWDRFKPQHSHS, from the exons CTGGGATTTGCTCTTCCCTGGTGGAGCTCCTGGAGCGAGAGTCCCATTCTGAAGTATTTCGAGAGGGCATCAGCTACGCTCTCTTTAAGGTGGCCGAGCGAGGTCTCCTTTATGCAGCAGAAATTCTTCTACGTTATGGAGCTGATCTGAACTTTGAAG ATCCGGTATCGTACTACAATCCTCTACACGTGGCAGTCTTGAGGAACAGGCCGACCATGGTGAGGCTGCTTGTGAGCCACGGAGCCGACATTGAGAAGAGGGACAGG ATTCATGAGAGCAGTCCTTTGGATCTGGCCAGTGAAGAGTCAGAACGACTCCCCTGCCTGCTCACTCTGCTGGATATGGGCGCCGATGTCAACGCAGGGGACAAACACA GAAAAACACCACTGCTCCATGCCTTGGCCAGCAGCGACGGGCTCACTGTGCACAACACGGGGaacatccagctgctgctgcagagag GCGCTGACATCAGTGCTGCCACCCAGGACGGTGAAACAGTCGAGTCCTTGCTGGTGTTCCTGATTAAGGAAGCTCTGGATGCCAATGAGGAGGATGCTGCTGAGATTGGAAAATTCTGCCTGAAAACGACACGGCTTCTGCTGGCACATGGTTTGGACCccagctgctgtctgaatgAGGATGGAGAATCCTCACTGACACGGACCAGCCTGGAGCACTTTGACCTACTTTTCCCTCTGGCGGTTCTCCTAATTCAGAGCGGCAGCTCTTTGGTCTGCTCTCTTCACGGAGACTCCTGTTGGTTCGCTTACGGCCTGCTTTTCCAGCGGCTCCAAACAGCCCTGCAGCAGAGCTCCGATCAGAGTCATGCCTTAGAGCTGATTGAGCAAGCCGAGGCTCTGCTCAACTTAGCGAGAGTCGACCTCCCCGTGCTGCGCGCACCTTCCTGGCTGGAGATCCCTGAACAAAGCCACGACCCTCACCCATACTCACAGGCCCTGCTAGACCTGCGCGACCGCATTTTAGCTCGCGACTCCAACCCTCCCGCTCTGCGATGTCTTTGCCGGGCCTTCATACGGGGTCAGCTGCAGCCGTGGCCTCTCGAGGACAGAGTGAAAGCTTTGCCTTTACCAGATAGACTCAAAGAGTTTCTTCTTCCTGAGCTCACCTACACGCCAAAGCCCGGCTGGGACCGCTTCAAGCCCCAGCACAGCCACAGCTGA